One region of Brassica napus cultivar Da-Ae chromosome A10, Da-Ae, whole genome shotgun sequence genomic DNA includes:
- the LOC106387801 gene encoding LOW QUALITY PROTEIN: ISWI chromatin-remodeling complex ATPase CHR17 (The sequence of the model RefSeq protein was modified relative to this genomic sequence to represent the inferred CDS: inserted 1 base in 1 codon), which translates to MARASNREVSSDEGYSSSEEDERVNDQVNVEEDDEELQAVARSADSNEEEEEVAPDEALVSDDEVVPVEDDADEDEEDDEKAEIRKREKARLKEMQKMKKQKIQEILDAQNASIDKDMNNKGKGRLTYLLQQTELFAHFAKSEPSSSQKKGKGRGRHASKLTEEEEDQECLKEEEGGISGSGGTRLLTQPSCIQGKMRDYQLAGLNWLIRLYENGINGILADEMGLGKTLQTISLLAYLHEFKGINGPHMIVTPKSTIGNWMNEIRRFCPVLRAVKFLGNPEERRYIRDELLVVGKFDVCVTSFEMAIKEKTSLRRFSWRYIIIDEAHRIKNENSLLSKTMRLFSTNYRLLITGTPLQNNLHELWALLNFLLPEVFSSAETFDEWFQISGENDQQEVVQQLHKVLRPFLLRRLKSDVEKGLPPKKETILKVGLSQMQKQYYKALLQKDLEVVNGGGERKRLLNIAMQLRKCCNHPYLFQGAEPGPPYTTGDHLVTNSGKMILLDKLLPKLKERDSRVLIFSQMTRLLDILEDYMLYRGYQYCRIDGNTGGDERDASIEAYNKPGSEKFVFLLSTRAGGLGINLATADIVILYDSDWNPQVDLQAQDRAHRIGQKKEVQVFRFCTENAIEEKVIERAYKKLALDALVIQQGRLAEQKTVNKDELLQMVRYGAEMVFSSKDSTITDEDIDRIIAKGEEATAELDAKMKKFTEDAIQFKMDDPADLYDFDDDNKDENKLDFKKIVSENWNDPPKRERKRNYSENEYFKQTLRQGAPAKPKEPRIPRMPHLHDFQFFNTQRLTELYEKEVRHLMQTHQKTQMKDTVEADEPEEVGDPLTAEEVEEKEQLLEEARFPTWSKRDFNSFIRSCEKYGRNDIKSIASEMEGXTDEEVERYAQVFQERYKELNDYDRIIKNIEKGEGRISRKDEIMKAIGKKLDRYRNPWLELKIQYGQNKGKLYNEECDRFLVCMVHKLGYGNWDELKTTFKTSPLFSFDWFVKSRSSQELARRCDTLIRLIEKENQEHDEAERRARRDKKLAKNATPSKRASGSQANESPTFVKKRKQLSMDDFVTSGKRRK; encoded by the exons ATGGCGAGAGCTTCGAATCGGGAAGTTTCTTCAGACGAGGGTTACTCGTCGTCGGAAGAGGATGAGCGAGTTAACGATCAGGTCAATGTGGAAGAAGACGATGAGGAGCTCCAGGCCGTTGCTCGCTCGGCGGACTCCaacgaggaagaggaagaggttgCCCCCGACGAAGCACTCGTATCTGACGATGAGGTCGTCCCTGTAGAAGATGATGCCGATGAG gatgaagaagatgacgAGAAAGCTGAAATCAGGAAACGTGAGAAGGCTAGGCTTAAAGAGAtgcagaagatgaagaagcagAAAATTCAGGAAATTTTAGACGCCCAAAATGCTTCCATAGATAAAGACATG AACAACAAAGGAAAAGGGAGACTTACTTATCTTCTGCAGCAAACTGAGTTGTTTGCACATTTTGCTAAGAGTGAACCATCTTCGTCTCAGAAGAAGGGGAAAGGAAG GGGTCGTCATGCTTCCAAATTAACTGAAGAGGAGGAAGATCAAGAGTGtttaaaggaagaagaaggtggtATTTCTGGATCTGGAGGCACACGATTGCTCACTCAACCGTCTT GTATTCAGGGGAAAATGAGAGATTACCAATTGGCTGGTTTAAACTGGCTCATTCGGCTGTATGAGAATGGCATAAATGGAATTCTTGCAGATGAAATG GGTCTGGGGAAGACACTTCAAACAATTTCGTTGCTCGCGTACCTGCATGAATTCAAGGGAATTAATGGCCCTCATATGATTGTTACTCCAAAATCAACCATTGGTAACTGGATGAATGAAATTCGTCGATTTTGTCCTGTCCTGCGCGCCGTGAAATTCCTTGGTAATCCTGAGGAAAGG AGATATATCCGTGATGAACTGCTAGTTGTGGGTAAATTCGACGTTTGTGTCACAAGCTTTGAGATGGCTATCAAAGAGAAGACATCCTTGCGTCGCTTTAGCTGGCGTTACATAATTATTGATGAAGCACATCGAATCAAGAATGAGAATTCACTGCTTTCAAAAACGATGAGACTTTTTAGTACCAATTACCGGCTTCTTATCACGGGAACCCCCCTTCAG AATAATCTCCATGAATTGTGGGCTCTTCTCAATTTTCTTCTGCCAGAGGTTTTTAGTTCAGCAGAGACTTTTGATGAGTGGTTTCAAATTTCTGGTGAAAATGACCAGCAAGAAGTTGTTCAACAGCTTCATAAG GTTCTCCGACCATTTCTTCTTCGGAGGTTAAAATCAGATGTAGAGAAAGGCTTGCCTCCAAAAAAGGAGACGATACTTAAGGTTGGCTTGTCGCAGATGCAAAAACAGTACTACAAGGCGCTACTGCAGAAAGATCTTGAAGTGGTTAATGGTGGTGGAGAACGCAAACGTCTGTTGAACATAGCAATGCAATTGCGCAAATGCTGCAATCACCCTTATCTCTTTCAAGGTGCAGAGCCTGGCCCCCCTTATACCACAGGGGATCACCTTGTAACAAATTCAG GTAAGATGATTCTCTTAGACAAATTGCTACCTAAGTTGAAAGAACGCGATTCAAGGGTTCTGATATTTTCTCAG ATGACAAGGCTTTTGGATATTCTTGAAGATTATATGTTGTATCGTGGTTACCAGTACTGCCGTATTGATGGAAATACTGGTGGTGACGAACGAGACGCTTCCATAGAAGCCTACAACAAGCCAGGAAGtgagaaatttgttttcttgttatCCACTAGAGCTGGAGGGCTTGGTATCAATCTTGCTACTGCAGATATTGTGATCCTGTATGATAGTGACTG GAATCCCCAAGTTGACTTGCAAGCTCAAGATCGTGCACATAGGATTGGTCAAAAGAAAGAAGTTCAAGTATTCCGGTTCTGCACAGAA AATGCTATTGAGGAAAAAGTGATTGAAAGAGCTTACAAGAAATTGGCACTTGATGCTCTGGTAATTCAGCAAGGGCGATTGGCAGAACAGAAAA CTGTTAATAAGGATGAGTTACTCCAAATGGTTAGATATGGTGCTGAAATGGTGTTCAGTTCTAAAGATAGCACAATTACGGATGAGGATATTGACAGAATCATTGCCAAAGGAGAAGAAGCAACTGCTGAACTTGATgcgaaaatgaagaagttcactGAAGATGCAATACAGTTTAAAATGGATGACC CTGCTGACCTATATGATTTTGACGATGATAATAAG GATGAGAACAAGTTGGATTTTAAGAAGATTGTGAGTGAGAATTGGAATGATCCaccaaaaagagaaagaaagcgCAA CTACTCTGAAAATGAATACTTCAAGCAAACATTGCGACAAGGTGCTCCAGCTAAACCCAAAGAGCCTAGAATTCCGCGCATGCCCCATTT GCATGATTTCCAGTTCTTTAACACACAAAGATTGACCGAGCTGTATGAAAAGGAAGTGCGACACCTTATG CAAACACATCAGAAAACTCAGATGAAAGACACAGTTGAAGCTGATGAACCTGAAG AAGTTGGAGATCCCTTAACTGCTGAAGAAGTGGAAGAAAAGGAACAATTGTTGGAAGAGGCAA GGTTCCCAACATGGAGCAAAAGAGACTTCAACAGCTTCATTAGATCTTGTGAGAAATATGGCCGGAATGATATAAAAAGTATTGCATCTGAGATGGAAG AAACAGACGAAGAGGTTGAACGATATGCTCAAGTTTTCCAAGAGCGATACAAGGAGCTAAATG ATTACGATAGAATCATCAAGAATATTGAGAAAGGGGAAGGAAGAATCTCTAGGAAAGATGAAATCATGAAAGCTATTGGGAAGAAACTGGACCGCTACAGGAACCCGTGGCTGGAACTGAAGATTCAGTATGGTCAGAACAAAGGGAAGCTATACAATGAAGAGTGTGACCGTTTCCTG GTATGCATGGTCCATAAGCTTGGGTATGGAAACTGGGATGAACTAAAGACAACTTTTAAGACATCCCCGTTGTTTAGCTTTGACTGGTTTGTAAAATCCCGTTCGAGTCAAGAACTGGCCAGGAGATGCGACACGCTGATCCGGCTGATTGAGAAAGAGAACCAAGAGCATGATGAGGCAGAGAGGCGAGCCCGTAGGGATAAGAAGCTTGCAAAG AATGCAACACCTTCAAAGCGAGCTTCGGGTAGTCAAGCAAATGAGAGCCCTACATTCGTGAAGAAGCGAAAGCAGCTGTCAATGGATGATTTTGTGACCTCG GGAAAACGTAGGAAATAA